From one Peredibacter starrii genomic stretch:
- the htpX gene encoding protease HtpX, which translates to MMFKRIFLFVLTNILVMVSVSIILSVLGVGNYLTASGINYQALMVFCLVWGFVGSGISLLLSKFMAKRMMGVEIVDERSQYGDLVRKVHLLAKQAGIEKMPEVGVYHSPEVNAFATGPTKNNALVAVSTGLLQQMNTEEVEGVLAHEVAHVANGDMVTMALVQGVVNAFVMFFARVAAFALSQAMSGDRDDDRPVTSGMGYHLTVMVCEILFSFLGMFVVAYVSRMREFRADQGGAKYAGKHKMVAALRRLQQKIDMVDDSQDAMKAMKISSKKGFMNFLSTHPSLEDRIAALERSY; encoded by the coding sequence ATAATGTTTAAACGTATTTTCTTATTCGTTCTCACTAACATTTTAGTGATGGTTTCTGTGTCTATTATCCTTTCGGTTCTAGGCGTTGGAAATTATCTCACAGCATCGGGAATTAACTATCAGGCCCTCATGGTGTTCTGTTTGGTTTGGGGTTTTGTTGGATCGGGGATTTCCCTTCTCCTTTCAAAATTCATGGCCAAGAGAATGATGGGTGTTGAGATCGTTGATGAACGTTCTCAATATGGTGACCTTGTTCGTAAAGTTCACCTTCTGGCAAAACAAGCTGGTATCGAGAAAATGCCTGAAGTAGGTGTTTATCATTCTCCAGAAGTAAACGCCTTCGCGACTGGGCCTACAAAAAACAACGCACTTGTGGCGGTGTCTACTGGTCTTCTTCAACAGATGAACACTGAAGAAGTTGAGGGTGTGCTCGCTCACGAAGTTGCTCACGTAGCAAACGGCGATATGGTAACGATGGCCCTGGTTCAGGGTGTAGTGAACGCCTTTGTTATGTTCTTCGCGCGTGTTGCTGCTTTCGCTTTGTCACAAGCGATGAGTGGCGACAGAGATGATGACAGACCAGTAACAAGCGGCATGGGTTACCATTTAACTGTTATGGTTTGTGAGATTCTTTTCTCATTCCTGGGTATGTTTGTGGTTGCTTACGTTTCTAGAATGCGTGAGTTTCGCGCAGACCAAGGGGGCGCTAAGTATGCAGGTAAACATAAAATGGTTGCCGCATTAAGACGCCTGCAACAAAAAATTGATATGGTGGATGACTCTCAAGACGCTATGAAGGCCATGAAAATTTCTTCTAAGAAAGGTTTCATGAATTTCCTTTCAACTCACCCAAGTCTTGAAGATCGTATTGCTGCTTTAGAACGTTCTTATTAA
- a CDS encoding SIMPL domain-containing protein — protein MKYLIVLLFSVAAFADDPEISVQGNCEIKVTPDRGAITFTAENQARDQKDAVKKTTEQINQLKEEIKKLNLADLELKNTNYNVFPVREYEKEKIVDKGIRATLSLEVTTSEIARIGEAMQSAAKVGVINVGSLTTFLSLEKSQKEYLKCLDIAADDAKGKAQQLAKKLGFKLGDVIKLNEVPQMPQPVPVMERAMMKSMDAAPAQIEPGTQQYSTNIQVTFKIK, from the coding sequence ATGAAGTATTTAATTGTTCTTCTTTTTTCGGTGGCTGCATTTGCCGACGATCCTGAGATTTCAGTTCAGGGTAACTGTGAGATCAAGGTTACTCCTGATCGTGGGGCGATTACGTTCACGGCCGAGAATCAGGCACGTGATCAGAAAGATGCTGTTAAAAAGACGACAGAACAGATTAATCAGCTTAAGGAAGAAATTAAAAAATTAAACCTTGCTGACCTTGAACTTAAAAACACAAACTACAATGTGTTCCCGGTTCGTGAGTACGAGAAAGAAAAAATCGTAGATAAAGGCATTCGGGCCACTCTTTCGTTAGAAGTTACAACTTCTGAGATTGCCCGCATTGGCGAGGCGATGCAGTCTGCTGCGAAAGTTGGTGTGATTAACGTAGGGTCTCTTACGACCTTTCTCTCTTTAGAGAAGTCGCAGAAAGAATACTTAAAGTGCCTTGATATCGCGGCCGACGATGCAAAGGGCAAGGCCCAACAACTTGCTAAGAAGCTCGGCTTTAAACTTGGCGACGTTATTAAATTAAATGAAGTCCCGCAGATGCCTCAACCGGTTCCAGTCATGGAACGCGCGATGATGAAATCTATGGACGCAGCTCCTGCTCAGATTGAGCCAGGAACACAACAATATTCAACTAACATTCAGGTCACATTCAAAATTAAATGA
- a CDS encoding class I SAM-dependent methyltransferase produces MITQNLSHYQLLDSGLGRKLEIISGLKVNRPSPQAIWKPMLKDSEWNQVTSNVIRTKDGGGKWEHKKEPAENLSLPFTIDGKQLSFRLKFTSFGHCGVFFEQIPVWMWLYEEVKFLKQKLGRAPKVVNLFGYTGCASIVMAAAGAEVFHVDSSKGVLDWGKESQAQSKIKADAIRWVQGDAQEFIRHSFKKNFMYDGILADPPSWGHGVKKEVWDFEKHIHLLVDGMLSVINRENSFLFLSSHTHGVQPEALRNLIWDKRWKDIEASELGVRHQNDARILPAGIYAAARSYQK; encoded by the coding sequence ATGATTACGCAAAACCTTTCCCACTATCAACTCCTGGACTCTGGTCTGGGCCGTAAACTTGAAATTATCTCAGGTCTAAAAGTAAACCGTCCAAGCCCTCAGGCCATCTGGAAGCCCATGCTGAAAGATTCTGAGTGGAATCAGGTCACATCTAATGTGATCCGCACTAAAGATGGCGGTGGGAAATGGGAACACAAGAAAGAGCCTGCAGAGAATCTCTCTCTGCCTTTTACTATCGATGGGAAACAACTCTCTTTCCGTTTGAAATTCACTTCATTCGGGCATTGTGGAGTTTTCTTTGAGCAGATTCCGGTGTGGATGTGGCTCTATGAAGAAGTTAAATTTCTAAAACAAAAACTAGGTCGCGCTCCCAAGGTCGTGAACCTTTTTGGTTACACCGGATGTGCAAGTATCGTCATGGCCGCGGCCGGTGCTGAAGTTTTCCACGTGGACAGCTCTAAGGGTGTCCTTGATTGGGGGAAAGAGTCTCAGGCCCAAAGTAAGATCAAAGCGGACGCTATTCGCTGGGTCCAGGGTGATGCTCAGGAATTCATTCGTCACTCTTTTAAAAAGAACTTCATGTATGACGGAATCCTCGCCGATCCTCCTAGCTGGGGCCATGGTGTAAAAAAAGAAGTTTGGGATTTTGAAAAGCACATTCATCTTCTAGTGGATGGAATGCTGTCCGTGATTAATCGCGAGAACAGCTTCCTGTTCCTATCAAGTCATACCCACGGTGTTCAACCTGAGGCCCTGAGAAACCTCATTTGGGACAAGCGGTGGAAGGACATTGAGGCAAGTGAGCTGGGTGTAAGGCATCAAAACGACGCCCGCATTCTTCCGGCCGGTATTTATGCCGCCGCTCGAAGCTACCAGAAGTAG
- a CDS encoding TrmH family RNA methyltransferase, producing the protein MKHAKKNQETKVYGRNACLKVFEKRREDIVRAYVNQDGVFLYKDLMKFLADQKLAYHIVNNDEIEGITKATHHEGICLIVKNKELPELKTLLHANPYRTLILALEEVSNPHNLGAIMRSAAHFGISGIIYEAKVPVANSGAAMRTAEGGAEVVPAIQVTDWAHVLDLAKRNNFKTLATSSHDGESIFDFEFPEKAILFLGAEGEGLSNSMMKKMNKLLSIPGTGEVESLNVSNATTAILTEWFRQGL; encoded by the coding sequence ATGAAACATGCTAAAAAAAACCAAGAAACCAAGGTCTATGGCCGCAATGCCTGCCTTAAAGTATTTGAAAAACGTCGCGAAGACATCGTTAGGGCCTATGTAAACCAGGATGGAGTGTTCTTATACAAAGACCTCATGAAATTTCTGGCCGATCAAAAGCTCGCTTACCATATTGTGAATAATGATGAAATTGAGGGGATTACTAAGGCCACTCACCATGAGGGGATTTGCCTCATCGTGAAGAATAAAGAGCTTCCGGAGCTTAAAACACTCCTTCACGCGAACCCTTACCGAACTCTGATCCTGGCCCTGGAAGAAGTTTCTAATCCGCATAATTTGGGTGCGATCATGCGTTCTGCTGCTCACTTTGGAATCAGCGGAATTATTTATGAAGCGAAGGTACCGGTTGCAAATTCCGGTGCTGCCATGAGAACGGCGGAAGGTGGAGCAGAAGTTGTTCCGGCCATTCAAGTGACTGACTGGGCCCATGTTCTGGATCTGGCGAAGAGAAACAATTTTAAAACACTCGCCACTTCATCTCATGATGGAGAGTCGATTTTTGATTTTGAATTTCCTGAAAAAGCGATTCTTTTCCTGGGTGCGGAAGGCGAGGGTCTTTCAAACTCTATGATGAAGAAGATGAATAAGCTTCTTTCGATTCCTGGTACCGGCGAAGTGGAAAGCTTAAACGTTTCCAATGCCACGACCGCCATTCTGACTGAATGGTTCCGTCAGGGTCTCTAG
- a CDS encoding SAM-dependent methyltransferase — protein sequence MTVYTGYLAIHKFEAELERELEIRGLKVAMKKDRLYLVEGNHPQLIWAQMTAFDLEFINITSINDGAKKLKALGRNWGLFTVGHHRRAQLIQDELPKINKKPIPFRHALPSMPMGFWTLWGPDQMLATQKTSSPFALGEMDFQEDKEMPPSRAYLKLWEFFTVYAPEAIHGGVSIDVGSCPGGWTWVLRTLEFDKVYSVDKAPIEKRIMDLGRIDFRQESAFGLDPKNFEEIDWFCSDIICYPERLLNLVNRFREAGKVKNFVCTIKYQAETDWENTLKFLEIPGSRIVHLHHNKHEVTWFLKGANS from the coding sequence ATGACAGTTTACACAGGTTATTTGGCCATTCATAAATTTGAGGCGGAGCTCGAGCGCGAGCTGGAGATTCGTGGTCTGAAAGTGGCCATGAAGAAAGATCGTTTATACCTGGTTGAGGGCAATCACCCTCAGCTCATTTGGGCCCAAATGACGGCCTTTGATCTGGAGTTCATTAATATCACGTCGATTAACGACGGAGCTAAGAAGCTTAAGGCCCTTGGTCGCAACTGGGGTCTCTTTACGGTGGGTCACCACCGTCGTGCTCAATTGATCCAGGACGAGCTTCCGAAAATCAATAAAAAGCCCATTCCTTTTCGTCACGCCTTACCGTCGATGCCGATGGGGTTCTGGACCCTGTGGGGGCCGGATCAAATGCTTGCCACTCAGAAGACCTCTTCGCCCTTTGCTTTGGGTGAGATGGATTTTCAGGAAGACAAGGAAATGCCTCCTTCTCGGGCCTATTTGAAGCTCTGGGAGTTCTTCACGGTGTACGCGCCTGAGGCGATTCATGGTGGAGTTTCAATTGACGTGGGATCTTGCCCTGGCGGTTGGACTTGGGTTCTTCGCACATTGGAATTTGATAAAGTGTATTCCGTGGATAAAGCACCGATTGAAAAACGTATTATGGATTTGGGCCGCATTGATTTCAGACAGGAAAGTGCCTTTGGTCTTGATCCAAAGAACTTCGAAGAAATCGATTGGTTCTGCTCAGATATTATTTGTTATCCAGAGAGATTATTAAATCTTGTGAACCGCTTCCGTGAAGCGGGCAAGGTGAAAAACTTTGTTTGTACTATTAAGTATCAAGCGGAAACTGACTGGGAGAATACTCTGAAGTTTTTGGAGATTCCTGGTTCTCGCATTGTTCACCTTCATCACAATAAACACGAAGTGACGTGGTTTTTGAAAGGAGCTAACTCGTGA
- a CDS encoding class I SAM-dependent rRNA methyltransferase, with the protein MKYFSFDKTQRLKLTRDLTKHIKRGNPWVFSDAVEKIKAPEGTYVLLVSHKNEVLAHGFYSPNINLSFRMLTLGDKKFNDAMVEKRFRQAIENKKHLLSQENKCFRLLNGEGDELPGMVADFYDGVLVLKLDGAAAEAFWKKEAVAEFFMQQTDLPVKCVYFKRKNREEEKGLILAGECDNLTDLEFLEHGVKFRTNIIDAAKTGFFLDQRENRNFIRSVSKDKSLLNLFGYTGGFSIYAGLGGASKVTTVDIAPNAIKASEVNWQINLLSPEKHEALCEDAFEFVAEAQKAKRQWDIVITDPPSFAPNQKAVESAREAYTKIFADSLRLVKDGGFFAASSCSGHISFESFLEIVQEALSKSRRRGKVLLIKGQPEDHPFPFALPEMRYLKFVYLQVFQD; encoded by the coding sequence GTGAAATACTTTTCCTTTGATAAAACACAACGTTTAAAACTCACTCGTGATTTAACCAAGCATATTAAGCGAGGAAACCCTTGGGTATTTTCAGATGCCGTTGAAAAGATCAAGGCACCGGAAGGTACATACGTTCTTCTTGTAAGTCACAAGAACGAAGTTCTGGCCCATGGTTTCTACTCTCCCAATATTAATCTTTCGTTTCGTATGCTCACTCTGGGCGATAAGAAATTTAACGACGCCATGGTGGAAAAACGTTTCCGTCAGGCGATTGAAAATAAAAAGCACCTCTTGTCTCAGGAGAATAAATGCTTTCGCCTTTTAAACGGTGAAGGCGATGAGCTTCCTGGCATGGTGGCCGATTTCTATGATGGGGTTCTGGTATTAAAGCTTGATGGAGCTGCCGCCGAGGCCTTCTGGAAAAAAGAAGCGGTCGCTGAATTCTTCATGCAACAAACTGATCTTCCGGTAAAGTGCGTTTACTTCAAACGTAAGAACCGTGAAGAAGAAAAGGGTCTTATCCTTGCTGGTGAATGCGATAACCTAACTGATCTCGAATTCCTCGAGCACGGTGTGAAGTTCCGCACAAACATCATCGATGCCGCCAAGACTGGTTTCTTTTTAGATCAGCGTGAAAACCGAAATTTCATCCGTTCCGTTTCAAAAGATAAGTCACTCTTAAATCTCTTTGGTTATACCGGCGGATTTTCGATTTATGCCGGTCTTGGTGGTGCCTCTAAGGTTACTACTGTCGACATCGCTCCGAACGCTATTAAGGCCTCTGAGGTGAATTGGCAGATCAACCTCCTGTCACCTGAGAAGCACGAAGCTCTGTGCGAAGACGCTTTTGAATTCGTAGCGGAAGCTCAGAAGGCAAAGCGCCAATGGGACATCGTAATCACTGATCCTCCTAGCTTTGCTCCAAATCAAAAGGCGGTTGAATCGGCACGTGAGGCATATACGAAGATATTCGCCGATTCACTGCGCCTCGTGAAAGACGGCGGCTTCTTTGCTGCTTCAAGTTGTTCGGGCCACATTAGCTTTGAGTCTTTCCTCGAGATCGTTCAAGAGGCCCTTTCAAAGTCCCGTCGCCGCGGAAAAGTGCTTTTAATTAAGGGTCAGCCGGAAGATCATCCCTTCCCTTTCGCTTTGCCTGAAATGCGTTATCTGAAGTTTGTTTATCTTCAGGTTTTTCAGGATTAA
- a CDS encoding RNA polymerase sigma factor yields the protein MKTDEQLMREYVKGSEVAFGQLYEKYSPMVYGFIRKRLRTSESEDFYQKVWRQLHEKRHLYQDQPFAPWFFVMMKHLLIDEYRSLGRLNKQEFQDELIEKIYHQDLKDDGLEELLETLPKESQDLVRKYYLEGFSYEELEMETGLSQANLRQRLSRTLRGLRNKLYE from the coding sequence ATGAAAACTGATGAACAGCTGATGCGCGAATACGTAAAGGGGAGTGAAGTGGCCTTCGGGCAACTTTATGAAAAATACTCCCCTATGGTTTACGGGTTCATCAGAAAACGTTTGCGAACTTCGGAGTCAGAAGACTTTTATCAAAAGGTCTGGCGGCAGCTCCATGAGAAGAGACATCTCTATCAGGATCAGCCATTTGCACCGTGGTTCTTTGTTATGATGAAGCACTTATTGATTGATGAGTATCGATCGTTAGGAAGGCTTAATAAACAAGAGTTCCAGGATGAATTGATTGAAAAAATCTATCATCAGGACCTCAAAGATGATGGTCTGGAAGAACTCCTGGAGACTCTTCCAAAGGAATCTCAAGATTTGGTTCGTAAGTACTATCTTGAGGGATTTAGTTACGAAGAATTAGAAATGGAAACTGGGTTGTCACAAGCGAACCTTCGCCAACGTCTATCTAGAACACTTAGAGGTTTAAGGAACAAACTCTATGAATAA
- a CDS encoding heavy-metal-associated domain-containing protein produces the protein MKKLLAVFLMLGAMNVMATEINVKVNGMVCSMCAQGIQKKFSGLGVKNLNVDLSNKFVKFETGDQDVSNETITKLITEAGYNVASIERK, from the coding sequence ATGAAGAAATTATTAGCAGTATTTTTAATGTTAGGAGCAATGAACGTTATGGCTACGGAAATAAATGTAAAAGTAAATGGTATGGTTTGTTCCATGTGTGCTCAGGGAATTCAAAAGAAATTTTCTGGCCTTGGAGTAAAAAATTTAAATGTGGACCTATCAAATAAATTTGTAAAATTTGAAACAGGTGACCAGGATGTTTCAAATGAGACGATCACAAAACTAATTACAGAGGCAGGATACAATGTTGCTTCGATCGAAAGAAAATAA
- a CDS encoding HNH endonuclease, which translates to MRLNHVANKILLSDTKKLAGAEREATVKVLHHLKEIDKRKLYCDLKYSSLFAYCVHELGYSEGAAQRRIVAARAIAEMPEIEKKIENGSLNLTNISLVNQFIEDPIQKREVFKEVENLTKNECEQKLFEITGKEAKPKDKKKRVSKDKIQVAFVLKDETLALVDKLKNLIGREMEMDELVQFMAKKAIEAVEKTKFKQTKPRKSLPPAKVGRVISASVKREVYTRDKKCTNCGSTRNLNYDHILPYSMGGPNTKENLRLLCSPCNQRARIKAGLLAPPGKLHVYK; encoded by the coding sequence ATGAGACTAAATCATGTTGCAAATAAAATTTTACTAAGTGACACAAAAAAATTGGCGGGTGCTGAAAGAGAAGCAACTGTAAAAGTGCTTCATCATTTGAAAGAAATAGATAAAAGAAAGCTTTATTGCGATTTGAAGTATTCCTCTCTATTCGCCTATTGTGTCCATGAATTAGGTTATTCAGAAGGAGCGGCCCAAAGAAGAATCGTCGCCGCCCGAGCTATTGCTGAGATGCCAGAGATTGAAAAGAAAATCGAAAACGGAAGCTTGAATCTAACTAATATTTCATTAGTGAATCAATTTATTGAAGATCCTATTCAAAAGCGTGAAGTCTTTAAAGAAGTAGAGAATCTAACTAAGAATGAATGCGAACAAAAACTATTTGAAATAACAGGTAAGGAAGCAAAACCTAAAGACAAAAAGAAGCGCGTATCAAAAGACAAAATCCAAGTTGCGTTTGTACTTAAAGATGAGACCCTGGCCTTGGTGGACAAGCTCAAAAATCTTATCGGCAGAGAAATGGAAATGGATGAACTCGTCCAATTTATGGCGAAGAAGGCCATAGAAGCGGTCGAAAAAACAAAGTTCAAACAAACAAAACCTCGCAAATCACTTCCGCCAGCGAAAGTAGGAAGAGTCATTTCTGCATCGGTAAAACGGGAAGTGTATACGAGAGATAAGAAATGCACGAACTGTGGATCAACTCGTAATCTTAATTATGATCATATTCTCCCCTACTCGATGGGAGGGCCAAATACCAAAGAGAATTTGAGATTATTGTGCTCTCCTTGCAATCAAAGAGCGAGGATTAAGGCGGGACTTTTGGCCCCGCCCGGGAAACTACATGTCTACAAGTAA